A region from the Primulina huaijiensis isolate GDHJ02 unplaced genomic scaffold, ASM1229523v2 scaffold14891, whole genome shotgun sequence genome encodes:
- the LOC140965838 gene encoding uncharacterized protein, whose translation MASYLRQKWQSIQITSSSAQEQEAEEEQDCRSSEQDEPTKIRIMRTLVEAQDPTAKDIDDLMLRRFLRARDLDVEKATAMFIKYLKWKKDIAPNGCISPSEIAENLDHNKLFMQGYDKTGRPIVVVFAARHKPTSVDEFKRFVTYTLDKICARMPSGHEKFTAIADLEGWGYVNSDIRGYLAALTILQDCYPERLGKLFIVHVPYIFMTAWKMVYPFIDKNTKKKVTFLSSPVFSSFI comes from the exons ATGGCTTCATATCTGCGTCAGAAATGGCAGTCCATTCAGATTACTTCATCCAGTGCTCAGGAACAAGAAGCAGAAGAAGAGCAGGATTGCCGCAGCTCCGAGCAGGATGAGCCCACCAAGATTCGGATCATGCGAACCCTTGTCGAAGCGCAGGATCCCACTGCAAAG GATATCGATGACCTGATGCTCCGAAGATTTCTCCGAGCTCGTGATCTTGATGTTGAAAAGGCGACAGCCATGTTCATCAAGTATCTTAAATGGAAGAAGGATATTGCTCCAAATGGTTGCATATCTCCATCCGAAATTGCAGAAAATCTTGACCATAATAAGCTATTCATGCAAGGATATGATAAGACCGGACGCCCAATCGTGGTCGTCTTTGCTGCTCGACATAAACCCACGAGCGTCGATGAGTTTAAGC GTTTCGTCACCTACACTCTTGATAAAATCTGCGCTAG AATGCCGAGTGGGCATGAAAAGTTCACTGCCATTGCAGACTTGGAAGGATGGGGCTATGTTAACAGCGACATTCGAGGATATCTTGCTGCTCTAACGATCTTACAG gattgCTATCCGGAGAGACTAGGCAAGTTGTTTATAGTTCATGTGCCCTACATCTTCATGACAGCATGGAAGATGGTTTACCCATTTATTGACAAAAACACCAAGAAAAAGGTCACATTTCTCTCCTCTCCAGTATTTTCGAGCTTTATTTAA